One Dehalococcoidales bacterium genomic window, TCCAATAAAAAGCACGTTACTCGTGTTGTCATTGCGAGGAGTCCGCCTCCGGTGGACGACGTGGCAATCTGGGGGTAAGGGATAATTCCGCCCCCGCCGAGATTGCTTCGCCTTCCGGCTCTGCCGGAATGGTCTCGCAATGACACCGCCAACCAAAACCGAATAATACCATAGCGCAAGCGCGCAGTTCCGCAATCTTTGTCTTGTTGGGGAGTAGACGATAATTGGTGCCGCGCTCCTTTGTTCTAACCCTTCAAATCGGCTCCTTTGCAGGGTAGACAGAATACAAAACTTTGGTTTATATTGTGTTTGCCTGTTGATATAGCCGGAAGATACAAATTTGAGCTAAACGGTCAGGCTGTAGACGGGGGGTCTATCAACCGGAACAATAATGAGTGAGAAAATTTTCATCGGGGTAGCCTGGCCTTACGCTAACGGGCCGCTGCATTTAGGCCACATCGCCGGGGCTTATCTACCGGCGGATATATTCGCCCGCTATCACCGCGCCAAAGGCAATGAAGTATTGATGGTGTCCGGTTCTGACCAGCACGGCACACCAATAACCATTAAGGCGGAACAGGAGGGGAAGAAACCGGCCGAGGTTGCGGCATTTTATCACCGGTCTTTCCTTGATTCGTGGTCGAAACTGGGTATTTCCTTCGATCTGTTCACCAGCACCAGCACCGCCAACCATGCTGAAGTAACCCGGGATATCTTTCTGAAACTGCTGGAACGGGGTTATATCTACAAAGATACCACGTCACAAGCCTTCTGTCCTCAATGCCGGCGTTTCTTGCCCGACCGCTATGTCGAGGGCACCTGCCCGTACTGCGCCTCTCCCCGCGCCCGTGGTGACCAGTGTGATCAATGCGGCAAGCCGATGAACACCGCTGAACTGATTAACCCGCACTGCCGCGTCTGCGGCAGTACCCCTGAGTTCAGGGAGACCGAGCACTTCTTTCTAAGGCTGAGCTCTTTCAGCGACTGTCTCTCGGCGTGGGCGGAAAAGCAAAGTCAGTGGCGTCCTAATGTCTTTATGCTCACCCAGCGCTACCTGAAAGAGGGACTCCGGGATAGAGCCATTACCCGTGATATTGACTGGGGAGTACCGGTACCGGTAGCCGGATTTGAGAACAAACGTATCTACGTCTGGTTTGAGGCGGTCATTGGCTATCTTTCCGCCACCAGAGAATGGGCTAAATCCGGCGGAGATGATGAGCGGTGGCGCTCCTTCTGGCAACATGATGAGGCCAAGAGCTACTATTTCATCGGCAAGGACAACATTCCCTTCCATACCCTTATCTGGCCGGCAATGCTGATGGGCTATGGCGACCTGAACCTGCCCTATGATATCCCGGCTAACGAATTCCTGACCATCGAGGGCAGGAAACTATCCACCAGTCAGAACTGGGCGGTCTGGCTGCCTGATTATCTTTCACGGTATGACCCGGACCCGCTGCGTTACCTGCTCTCAATTAACATGCCGGAAACGAGTGACACCGATTTCTCCTGGCGCGAGTTCATCCGCCGCAATAATGACGAACTGGTAGCTACCTACGGTAACCTGGTCAACCGGGTGCTTACCTTAACATATCGCAACTTCGATGGCTGCGTGCCGGCGCCGGCGGAGCTGGACAGCAGTTCACGGGCACTGCTCGATAAGGCCATCGATACCCCGCGCAGCGTGGACGCGCTTCTATCCCGCTGCTCTTTCCGGGAAGCGATCAGAACGGCGATGTCCCTGGCCCATGACGCTAACCGCTATCTGGATCAGAAATCTCCCTGGAAGATAATAAAAGAGGACCGGCAGGCGGCTGCCGATTCCCTTTATGTAGCTCTTTGCGCAATATCCTGCCTTAAAACAGTGCTCTATCCCTTCCTGCCCTTTAGCTCCCAGAAAGTGCACGAGTATCTTGGCTTTGAGGGCAAGGTTGAAGATTATGGCTGGCAGCCAACTGTGCCGGAACCGGGGCAGAAGCTGCGGGAATCCAAGCCCCTCTTTACCAAGCTGGATGGAGCGGTAGCTGAAGCAGAGACCAGCCGTCTGGGGCAGGTTTAGTCAAGGTCAATTGTTAATTCCGTTCACCCTGTAAAAAGGAGAGGATAACGTTGGAACTAGCCGAAATTTACGCGCCGGTCCAGGAAGACCTGACCAGGGTTGAAGATAGGCTCGTTGCCGTCAGCCAGGCTGATTACCCCCGTCTCTCCGAACTATTAGATTACAGCCTGAAGAGCAATGGCAAGAGGATACGGCCGATACTAACCCTGATGTCAGGCCAGTTCTATGACTACAACCTCGAGCTTCTGCTGCCGATGGCGACAGCGGTTGAAATTATGCACACGGCTACCCTGGTACATGATGACGCTATCGATAACTCGCAAACGCGGCGGGGGCGCCGGACAGTCTACAGCCTGTGGGGTGCGGAAAAAGCGGTACTCCTCGGGGATTACCTCTTCGCCGAGGCGGGAGCGCTTACCGCCAGCACCGGGAACCTGCGTGTCATCAAGCTCTTCGCCAGGACACTCAAGACTATCTCCAGTGGAGAGCTGAGCCAGTCCTTCAGCGCCTTCGATCTCGAACAAAGCCGTTCCCAGTATATGCAAAGGGTCACCCAGAAGACGGCTTCCCTCTTTTGCATGTCAACCGAATCGGGGGCTGCTTTGAGCCAGGCCCCGGAAGCGTCAATCCAGATACTGATCGAGTACGCTCACAACCTGGGTATCGCTTTCCAGATTGTGGATGATATCCTGGATTTTATCGGCACTGAAGAGGAACTGGGCAAACCAACCGGCTCTGATTTAGCCCAGGGTACCATCACCCTGCCCTCAATACTGCTTCTGGAACGCTACCCCGAGGACAATCCGGTAAAGAGACTGTTCCGCGATCATGATGACCGGGAAAACATAAAACAGGCGATAGAAATGGTACGTGACTCGTCAATCATCCAGGAATGTTACCAGGTTGCCTCAGAATACAGTGCTCAAGCCTGCCGCAACCTCAAGCAGCTACCTGATAACGCCAGCCGTCAATCACTGCTGGCACTGGCCGATTATATTGTCAGGCGGAAGAGATAGTTACTTCCCTTCAATCCCTGTCTAATCGGACGGCGTCGGGGTCTGTTTGGGCATCAGTTCCGGTATCGCCCGGGGCTTTCGGGAGGCGGGTTTAGAAACCGGGTTAGCCTCAACTTCCGGCTCTACCGGTACCGGGGTGGGGCTGGGGGTAACTTTGGGGGCAGGTTTAGGCTGTACGTCCCCCAGGAGCTCGTCTAAGTCTTTACCCTCCAATGTCTCCTGGGCAATAAGCTTATCGGCTATTTGAACTAACTTTGTCCTATTTTCGGCTAAAATCCTTTTCGCCGTCTGGTAAGCTTCGTCGATAATCTTGTTAACTTCCCGGTCAATTTCCAGGGCAAACCTTTCACTGTAGTCCCTCTGCTCAGCAATCTCACGGCCGAGGAAGACCATTTCCTGCTTATCACCATAAGTCCTCGGCCCCAGCTTATCGCTCATGCCGAAATCAACAACCATTTTACGGGCATAATCGGTCGCCCGTTTAATGTCGCTGTGCGGCCCTGTCGTCCGCTCGTTAAATATCATCTCTTCGGCGGCATGACCGCCCATCAGGGTAGCCAGGGTATCCTTAAGCTGGGAGCGGGTATACATACTGCGGTCTTCCTCAAGAAACCTGGTATAACCTCCGGCCATGCCACGGGGTATTATGGTTACCTTCCGCACCGGGTCAGCGTTGGGCAGGGTGCGGGCTACCAGGGCATGTCCCGCCTCATGATAGGCGGTAATTTCTTTTTCCCGGGCGCTTATCTTTTTGCTCTTTCTCTCCGGACCGGCAATTACGCGGTCAATGGACTCTTCCAGTTCTCTCATCCCGATACTTTTCTCGCCGCGCCTCGCTGCCAGAATAGCCGCTTCATTAACCAGATTGGCAAGGTCAGCGCCGCTGAAACCGGCGGTCTGCTTGGCCAGCATTTCCAGGTCGACGCCGCTATCAAACGGCTTACCTTTAGAATGTACCTTAAGTATGGCAGTCCGCCCGACAATATCAGGGCGGTCGAGGACTACCCGCCGGTCGAAACGGCCGGGACGCAGCAAAGCCGGGTCAAGTATATCAGGACGGTTGGTGGCTGCCAGCACAATGACACTGGTATTGGTATCAAAACCGTCCATCTCGGTCAGTATCTGGTTCAAGGTCTGTTCCCGTTCATCATGGCTCCCCCCCAGACCGGCGCCGCGCTGGCGGCCGACGGCATCAATCTCATCAACGAAGACGATACAGGGAGCACTACGCTTAGCCTGATCAAAGAGGTCACGTACCCGTGAGGCGCCAACACCGACAAACATCTCGACAAACTCACTGCCGCTGATGGAGAAGAAAGACACCCCGGCTTCACCGGCTACCGCGCGGGCCAGCAGCGTCTTGCCGGTACCAGGCGGGCCCACCAGCAATACTCCCTTGGGGATACGTGCTCCCAGACTCTGGAATTTCTCCCGTGACTTGAGAAACTCCACTACTTCGTACAGTTCCTGTTTGGCTTCATCCACTCCGGCAACGTCATCGAAGGTTACCGTCGGTTTGTCCTGGGAGAAGAGCCTGGCCCGGCTGCGGCCAAAATTGAGAGCCTGGTTATTAGCTCCACGGGCACGGAAGAATATGAAAAAGAGCAAGCCACCGAACAAGAGCAGCGGCAGGAAACCAAGCAGCATACTCCCCCAGTCAATACCGCCGGGTTCGATAACGAACTCTACCCCTTCAAGATTAAGCCCGGTAATTTCAAACAGGCTGGTATCACCCTTAAAGCTTTTCAGTTCGGTGCCATCGGTAGTGGTAATAGTCAACCATTCATCCTCCACCACAATCCTCTCAATCTGATTGCTCCGTGACATGGACGCTACTTCACTCAAAGGGATTTTCGCGGGTTCTTGAGTCGGGGAAAAGAGGACGGTGGCCAGAGCCACACCGGCCAGCAAAATAGCAATGTATAGTAATCCGCTACGTTTCCAGGTTGATGACATCACTTACCTCAATGGTCCTGGCTTGATTCTCAGCCTCACCCTTTTATATTATAACAGAAAGCGCCGTACATAGGAAAACCAGGGGTTTTATTCGCCTTTAGTTGCTTATATTTGTCATTGCGAGGGCAAAGCCCGAAGCAATCCGTGAGCCCGGGGCGGATTGCCTTGATATGCTCACGCGATTATCAAATACCCTCACAGCAGATTCCCGGATCGGCACGCCAGACCCCTTGGCCGAATTGTCTTACTCGCGCATAGCCGGATTTTCAGGGCGCTTTCTTCAAACCGTCGTAGGTCTCCTGTAGCCGCAGTGCATCACTCTCCAGACTCGGGCTTTCACAGATGACCAGACCCTTAACCTGCTGGTCCTTCAATGCCTGAAGGAGTTCAACGTACTGAAAGTCCGAGTCTTCCAGGTCCAGATGTTTTATTTCTCCCCTGGCTCCGTACTTGATACCGGAAAAATGAATGTGCATATTGTCCAGGGCAGCCAGGACTAACCCCTCTTTAATCTGTAACAGAACCGCCTCAAATTCCGGGTAAGAATTGAACTCCCCCGTCCGGGCATGGCAGTGGGCAACGTCGATGCAGGGGGCCAGCCCCTCCACCTCGTTACAGAGATTGATTATTTCCGTTACCGTACCAAACTGGCTGCCTTTACCGGTAACTTCCGGCCTGAGCCACACCCTGTTATTTTCTTCTCTGAGCTGGGCCATTACTTCCTGAAGGTATTTTTTTACGCGGGGATAAGTTTCCTCGGGTGAGTCGCCAAGGTAAAAAGCGGCGTGGAAAACAACGCTCTCCGCCCCACAGATAGAGGCAATCCGGGCCGATTGCAGCAAGCGTTGCTGGCTGGCTTTTATCTTCTCCGGCTCGCGGGCGTTCAGGTTGATGAAGTAAGGAGCGTGCGCCGACAGCTTTATCCCTTCCCGTCCCGCTACCTCGGATACCTGGCGGGCAGACTGTTCTCCCATCCTCACCCCCTGGACAAACTCCAGCTCCATGCAGCCCAGCCCGAGCTCGGCAATCCGTTCAATCCCGGATACGGTAGACCTTTCCCGGGCGCTGTGGGGGGTGCCGCCGGTACCGAAAAGAAGCTTTTCCATAGTTATTCCGTCCTGATAAGCAGTAAGACGCCCGCTATAATTTATTCCTATTCTGCCGGAAGTGCAAGCCGGCCGGGAACGCAATTTTATACTTTGCTCAACACGCTATGCAATCTCGGCCGAAGAATACCCCATCTCACTCCGCCCGGAGCGCTTCAATAGGGTCGAGCCGAGAAGCATTCCACGCCGGATAAAAACCGAAGAACAGACCGATGCCGACTGATACGGAAACAGCCAGAATCACGATATCAGCGCTGACCACGGGGGTCACCAGTCCCGTGCGGGAAACCATGTAAGAGACCACCCACCCGGCAATAACGCCGATAATACCTCCCGCCAGGGTCAGGAAGGCGGCCTCAATCAGGAATTGCAGCCAGATATCATATTCCCTGGCGCCCAGCGCCTTGCGGATGCCAATCTCTCTGGTCCTCTCCAGTACCGATACCAGCATGATATTCATCACCCCGATTCCCCCCACCAGCAATGAAATTGCCGCAATAGCCCCCAGGAGAGCGGTCATCGTGCCGGTAGCCTGCGAGACAGTTTCCGCTATCTGCTGCATGGAGATAATGCTAAAGTCATCATCCACATTAGGTCCGAGGCGGTGCCGGGTGCGGAGGAGGTTCGTGATTTCCTGTACCACGCTTTCCGCCTGCTTCTCATCACTTATTGTCAGCACGATTGACGATACTACACGCTCGCCCTGACTGGTGCGCGGTTGGGCGACCATCTGCTGCATGGCTGTCAATGGTACCAGAATGGAACTATCCGCCGAGTTGAACCCGCCCCCCTTACTCTCCAGTACCCCGATGACGCGGACAATATTACTTCCCATTCTCATCTGTTGCCCTACCGGGTCAGTATCTCCGAACAGGGTCTCTTTCACCTCAGAGCCGAGCACAGCTACCCTGGCGCCGCGCTGGTACTCATAATCAGAGAAGAAGGCGCCGCTGGCAATCTCCAGGTTCTGTATCTCCCGGTACTCCGGGGGGACGCCCGTAACCTGGGAATTCATATTATTGCTTCCGGCAACTACCTGCAGGTTGCTGGCGTAGGTAGGGGCGACCAGGGCTACACCGGCGACCTGGTCGGCTATTGCGGCCGCATCTTCCTGGGTCAGAGTACGGACACTGCCGGTAGCCCCCCTGACTCCCCCGAATGTAGACGAACCGGGGCCGATAGTAATCAGGTTTGAGCCCAGGCTCCCGATACGCGCCAGGATATCCGCCTGGGCGCCCTTGCCGATGGACATCAGGCTAATCACGGCGGCAACTCCGATGACAATACCAAGAATAGTCAGAAAGCTGCGCAGTTTATGGGTTATGATGCCGACCCAGGCGGTGATCACAGGCTCAAACCACTTCTTCATACCTTCTCCTCCCCCACTATCTGACCATCCATGATACGGATAACACGCTGGCAATGGCTGGCAATGCTGGCCTCATGGGTTATCATCACCAGGGTAATCCCCTGCTCATCATGTAGAGACGTCAGAATAGACATTACCTCCTCACCGGAACGGCTGTCCAGATTCCCGGTAGGCTCATCAGCCAGCACCAGCGGCGGGTTCTTGACCAGGGCCCGGGCAATTGCGACCCTCTGCATCTCACCGCCGGAAAGCTCGGTGGGGCGGTGATTCGCCCGGTCAGACAGGCCGACTCTGGCCAGCGCCTCGACAGATCTCTTGCGGTCAACGCCACCGGCATATCTCATACCAAGCTCGACATTGGCCAGCGCCGAGAGCCGGGGCAGCAGGTTAAAGCTCTGAAAGACAAAACCTATCTTCCGGCTCCTGATGGCGGCCAGTTCCCGGTTACCGAGACGGCTTACTTCCTTGCCTTCCAGATAGTAACTACCGGAGGTCGGTTTATCCAGACAACCCAGTAGATTGAGCATGGTTGATTTACCGGAACCGGAGGGCCCCATAATCGCCACCATTTCCCCCTTTTCGATGTTAAGGCTTACTCCTCTGAGCACCTTTAGATCTCTCTTCCCCATGGGATAGACCTTGGTGACATCTTCCAGACGAATCATCTGATTCTCATCCCCGGTACAAACATGCCACCCTGCTGTCCCTGCCTTGTTTGCGTGGTCGGGGTGGTAGCCGTCCCCTGCGGTACGATAATCTGCTCTCCTTCACTGAGACCACCGGTCACTTCAGTGAACTGGTAGTCGCTGATGCCGGTCTCGATGGTCCGTTGTTCCCGCGTACCGTCCGCGCCCAGTACCTGGACAATAGTCTGCCTGCCCTGTGTGGTTATCGCCGCGTTCGGCACCAGCAGCACGTTGTTCCTCTGCTCCACGATGATACTCACCATCACGGTCAAGCCTTCCCTGAGATGGAAATCGGCAAGAGACAGTGCCGGCACCTCCTGACCTGTCTGGCCGGATGTCCCCGGTTGTCTCCCCATCCCCTGAGGGAATTGCCTCATCATCTCCTCCGCCTGCTCCGGGGTGATGCGCCCCGCGGCAACGGATTGCTGCAAACGCTCGGGGAGTTCGCCCTGAGTTGCGTTCCCCGTCGCCACCGCAGGAGGCGACACCTGGCGTTGCCGGGCTATCTCC contains:
- a CDS encoding TIM barrel protein, with the protein product MEKLLFGTGGTPHSARERSTVSGIERIAELGLGCMELEFVQGVRMGEQSARQVSEVAGREGIKLSAHAPYFINLNAREPEKIKASQQRLLQSARIASICGAESVVFHAAFYLGDSPEETYPRVKKYLQEVMAQLREENNRVWLRPEVTGKGSQFGTVTEIINLCNEVEGLAPCIDVAHCHARTGEFNSYPEFEAVLLQIKEGLVLAALDNMHIHFSGIKYGARGEIKHLDLEDSDFQYVELLQALKDQQVKGLVICESPSLESDALRLQETYDGLKKAP
- a CDS encoding ABC transporter permease, giving the protein MKKWFEPVITAWVGIITHKLRSFLTILGIVIGVAAVISLMSIGKGAQADILARIGSLGSNLITIGPGSSTFGGVRGATGSVRTLTQEDAAAIADQVAGVALVAPTYASNLQVVAGSNNMNSQVTGVPPEYREIQNLEIASGAFFSDYEYQRGARVAVLGSEVKETLFGDTDPVGQQMRMGSNIVRVIGVLESKGGGFNSADSSILVPLTAMQQMVAQPRTSQGERVVSSIVLTISDEKQAESVVQEITNLLRTRHRLGPNVDDDFSIISMQQIAETVSQATGTMTALLGAIAAISLLVGGIGVMNIMLVSVLERTREIGIRKALGAREYDIWLQFLIEAAFLTLAGGIIGVIAGWVVSYMVSRTGLVTPVVSADIVILAVSVSVGIGLFFGFYPAWNASRLDPIEALRAE
- the ftsH gene encoding ATP-dependent zinc metalloprotease FtsH; its protein translation is MSSTWKRSGLLYIAILLAGVALATVLFSPTQEPAKIPLSEVASMSRSNQIERIVVEDEWLTITTTDGTELKSFKGDTSLFEITGLNLEGVEFVIEPGGIDWGSMLLGFLPLLLFGGLLFFIFFRARGANNQALNFGRSRARLFSQDKPTVTFDDVAGVDEAKQELYEVVEFLKSREKFQSLGARIPKGVLLVGPPGTGKTLLARAVAGEAGVSFFSISGSEFVEMFVGVGASRVRDLFDQAKRSAPCIVFVDEIDAVGRQRGAGLGGSHDEREQTLNQILTEMDGFDTNTSVIVLAATNRPDILDPALLRPGRFDRRVVLDRPDIVGRTAILKVHSKGKPFDSGVDLEMLAKQTAGFSGADLANLVNEAAILAARRGEKSIGMRELEESIDRVIAGPERKSKKISAREKEITAYHEAGHALVARTLPNADPVRKVTIIPRGMAGGYTRFLEEDRSMYTRSQLKDTLATLMGGHAAEEMIFNERTTGPHSDIKRATDYARKMVVDFGMSDKLGPRTYGDKQEMVFLGREIAEQRDYSERFALEIDREVNKIIDEAYQTAKRILAENRTKLVQIADKLIAQETLEGKDLDELLGDVQPKPAPKVTPSPTPVPVEPEVEANPVSKPASRKPRAIPELMPKQTPTPSD
- a CDS encoding polyprenyl synthetase family protein, which gives rise to MELAEIYAPVQEDLTRVEDRLVAVSQADYPRLSELLDYSLKSNGKRIRPILTLMSGQFYDYNLELLLPMATAVEIMHTATLVHDDAIDNSQTRRGRRTVYSLWGAEKAVLLGDYLFAEAGALTASTGNLRVIKLFARTLKTISSGELSQSFSAFDLEQSRSQYMQRVTQKTASLFCMSTESGAALSQAPEASIQILIEYAHNLGIAFQIVDDILDFIGTEEELGKPTGSDLAQGTITLPSILLLERYPEDNPVKRLFRDHDDRENIKQAIEMVRDSSIIQECYQVASEYSAQACRNLKQLPDNASRQSLLALADYIVRRKR
- the metG gene encoding methionine--tRNA ligase, translated to MSEKIFIGVAWPYANGPLHLGHIAGAYLPADIFARYHRAKGNEVLMVSGSDQHGTPITIKAEQEGKKPAEVAAFYHRSFLDSWSKLGISFDLFTSTSTANHAEVTRDIFLKLLERGYIYKDTTSQAFCPQCRRFLPDRYVEGTCPYCASPRARGDQCDQCGKPMNTAELINPHCRVCGSTPEFRETEHFFLRLSSFSDCLSAWAEKQSQWRPNVFMLTQRYLKEGLRDRAITRDIDWGVPVPVAGFENKRIYVWFEAVIGYLSATREWAKSGGDDERWRSFWQHDEAKSYYFIGKDNIPFHTLIWPAMLMGYGDLNLPYDIPANEFLTIEGRKLSTSQNWAVWLPDYLSRYDPDPLRYLLSINMPETSDTDFSWREFIRRNNDELVATYGNLVNRVLTLTYRNFDGCVPAPAELDSSSRALLDKAIDTPRSVDALLSRCSFREAIRTAMSLAHDANRYLDQKSPWKIIKEDRQAAADSLYVALCAISCLKTVLYPFLPFSSQKVHEYLGFEGKVEDYGWQPTVPEPGQKLRESKPLFTKLDGAVAEAETSRLGQV
- a CDS encoding ABC transporter ATP-binding protein, which encodes MIRLEDVTKVYPMGKRDLKVLRGVSLNIEKGEMVAIMGPSGSGKSTMLNLLGCLDKPTSGSYYLEGKEVSRLGNRELAAIRSRKIGFVFQSFNLLPRLSALANVELGMRYAGGVDRKRSVEALARVGLSDRANHRPTELSGGEMQRVAIARALVKNPPLVLADEPTGNLDSRSGEEVMSILTSLHDEQGITLVMITHEASIASHCQRVIRIMDGQIVGEEKV